Proteins encoded in a region of the Rhodothermales bacterium genome:
- a CDS encoding helix-turn-helix transcriptional regulator: protein MQPDELGDALRYHRERARLSRRQLSALSGISETAIYDVEHGKETVKLQTLLPLLDTLNLSLRLDGPLMDEFTSARGHPRDHAAGGGTDVHPQP from the coding sequence GTGCAACCCGACGAACTAGGTGACGCCCTCCGGTACCACCGGGAAAGAGCCCGTCTCTCCCGCCGCCAGCTCTCGGCCCTCTCCGGCATCAGCGAGACCGCCATCTACGACGTCGAGCACGGCAAGGAGACGGTCAAGCTCCAGACCCTCTTGCCCCTCCTCGACACGCTCAATCTCTCCCTCCGCCTCGACGGCCCGCTCATGGACGAGTTCACGAGCGCACGCGGGCATCCACGAGACCACGCCGCTGGCGGAGGTACCGATGTCCACCCCCAACCCTAG
- a CDS encoding HipA N-terminal domain-containing protein: MHGVEAGRLEDHPAERYVFVYESGYAGPPVSLTMPVRPEPYTFEGFPPFFDGLLPEGWQLEALLRQAKLDRGDLFGQLLAVGADTVGAVTVEPIDPEDAARVQTSS, from the coding sequence ATGCACGGCGTCGAGGCCGGTCGTCTGGAGGATCACCCGGCCGAGCGGTACGTCTTCGTCTACGAGTCAGGCTACGCCGGGCCACCCGTCTCACTCACGATGCCGGTTCGCCCCGAGCCCTACACGTTCGAGGGTTTCCCCCCCTTCTTCGACGGGCTCCTCCCCGAGGGCTGGCAGCTCGAAGCCCTCCTCCGCCAAGCCAAGCTCGACCGGGGCGACCTGTTTGGCCAGCTCCTCGCCGTCGGGGCCGACACCGTCGGGGCGGTGACTGTGGAGCCTATCGATCCTGAGGACGCGGCACGCGTTCAGACGTCATCGTGA
- a CDS encoding HipA domain-containing protein, with amino-acid sequence MNAMPPKRCPITYESLDSGETLYSVAGLHQLSRYLDHLDPLLLTSAELVREAAARADRMSIGGVQPKVSAVLRASQGRFEIVTVGGRWILKPDNPAYPEIPANEDLTMRLASAAGIQTPTHALVYARDGELVYAVQRFDRVGQQSKLAVEDFAQLLGLDRETKYDSSMERVAGVVERFCTFPAVEKVELFRRVLVAFLTGNEDLHLKNLSVLTDRDGLRRLSPAYDLVSSGTVLRDPAELALPIAGKRSNLRREHVVDYYGRERLGLTDRVVADVLGEVERAQPAWDDLLARSFLSAELRERYAAVLAQRRHALEL; translated from the coding sequence ATGAACGCAATGCCACCGAAGCGCTGCCCCATCACGTATGAGTCGCTGGACAGTGGGGAGACTCTGTATTCGGTCGCCGGTCTCCACCAGCTTTCCCGGTACCTCGACCACCTGGACCCGCTCCTGCTCACCTCGGCCGAGTTGGTCCGCGAGGCCGCCGCCCGCGCCGACCGGATGTCGATCGGAGGCGTCCAGCCGAAGGTCAGCGCCGTGCTCCGAGCCTCCCAAGGCCGGTTTGAGATCGTGACCGTCGGCGGGCGGTGGATCCTCAAACCCGACAACCCGGCCTACCCCGAGATCCCCGCCAACGAGGATCTCACCATGCGTCTGGCTAGCGCAGCCGGTATCCAGACGCCCACCCACGCCCTCGTCTATGCCCGGGACGGTGAGCTCGTCTACGCCGTCCAGCGCTTCGACCGTGTGGGACAGCAGAGCAAACTCGCGGTCGAGGACTTCGCCCAACTCCTTGGCCTCGACCGCGAGACGAAGTACGACTCGTCGATGGAGCGCGTCGCCGGCGTCGTCGAGCGGTTCTGCACGTTCCCCGCTGTCGAGAAGGTCGAGCTCTTCCGCCGCGTGCTGGTCGCCTTCCTCACCGGGAACGAGGACCTCCACCTCAAGAACCTCTCGGTGCTCACCGACCGCGATGGGCTGCGGAGGCTCTCCCCGGCCTACGACCTCGTCTCGTCCGGAACCGTGCTCCGCGACCCTGCCGAGCTGGCGCTTCCCATCGCGGGCAAGCGTTCCAACTTGAGGCGCGAGCACGTCGTCGATTACTACGGCCGCGAGCGGCTCGGGCTCACCGACCGTGTCGTCGCGGATGTGCTCGGGGAAGTCGAACGGGCTCAGCCCGCGTGGGACGACCTCCTCGCTCGGTCCTTCCTCTCCGCAGAGCTCCGGGAGCGCTACGCTGCGGTCCTCGCTCAGCGGCGGCATGCACTCGAGCTCTGA
- a CDS encoding type IV secretory system conjugative DNA transfer family protein, with protein MAVLSLSFRRLRWTWRLVPLVLFLCALAGGLGLSETASGEEGVGVYSPFRFIGWGLAYGGFGETSPYFVTFTRGLLVFGGTLGAAAVALLAVRRPSGPLENTGSQGTAGWSEGEELDADGEGRGVLIGRRLGQRKKSWKRKASKRSGASGNALRADALRYAGEGHLITVAPTRSGKGTGAVIPNLLTYPGSVVVTDPKGENYAVTARRRARMGQAVRALDPFDQLGALSRQMEAAGREPLEVVRATYNPMDLIDPYGEDWLESAALLAEMLVLPSGGKGEEAFWNEEAKGLLSGLILYVAAAELDEDLRPTERRTLARVRELLTLPQREFKVLLDEMLRSELCGGLVRRAAARHTQKEDRERSGVVSTAQSHTHFLDSPRMASAMASSSLDLRRLRSEGVSVYLVLPAHHLDTYARWLRLVVACSLHELARSPGKPTVDGRPHRVLFLLDEFAHLGRMNPVLRAFGLMAGFGVQVWAFLQDLSQLKGTYPDRWGTFLANADVLQAFGTNDHETARYLSELTGEATVWAPTSGESLSRSRGKHASRSQGASQSFAERGRRLLTPDEVRRLPREEQLLFVKGTRPIRARKAHYLTDPEFACRRGRPLFDENPMHVAGEVRENVRPVVKRRVENGVVGCSVEPAEVPWENAEWVFEEEDLPDFLRDPPRTP; from the coding sequence ATGGCCGTGCTAAGCCTCTCGTTCCGGCGTCTCCGGTGGACGTGGCGGCTTGTGCCGCTCGTGCTCTTCCTCTGCGCGCTGGCCGGAGGTCTCGGGCTGTCAGAGACCGCTAGCGGAGAGGAGGGTGTCGGCGTCTACTCACCATTCCGGTTCATCGGGTGGGGGCTTGCCTACGGCGGGTTCGGCGAGACCTCGCCCTACTTCGTCACGTTCACGCGCGGGCTTCTCGTCTTCGGAGGCACGCTCGGTGCGGCAGCCGTGGCGCTCTTGGCGGTGCGGCGTCCGTCAGGGCCACTGGAGAACACCGGGAGCCAGGGAACGGCCGGGTGGTCGGAAGGCGAAGAGCTTGATGCAGACGGAGAGGGTAGAGGCGTGCTGATCGGCCGTCGACTTGGCCAACGTAAGAAGTCATGGAAGCGGAAGGCGTCTAAGCGCTCAGGCGCTTCGGGCAACGCCCTTCGTGCTGACGCGCTCCGCTACGCCGGCGAGGGGCACCTGATCACCGTCGCCCCGACACGGAGCGGGAAGGGGACCGGGGCCGTCATCCCGAATCTCCTCACCTATCCCGGCTCCGTCGTCGTGACCGACCCGAAGGGGGAGAACTACGCCGTCACGGCCCGTCGCCGCGCCCGGATGGGCCAGGCTGTCCGCGCGCTCGACCCGTTCGACCAACTCGGCGCGCTCTCGCGCCAGATGGAAGCAGCCGGGCGGGAGCCGCTCGAGGTCGTGCGGGCGACGTACAACCCGATGGACCTCATCGATCCCTACGGCGAGGACTGGCTGGAGTCGGCAGCCCTCCTGGCGGAGATGCTCGTGCTGCCGAGTGGGGGGAAAGGCGAGGAGGCGTTCTGGAACGAAGAGGCGAAGGGGCTCCTCTCGGGGCTGATCCTCTACGTCGCTGCGGCCGAGCTCGACGAGGATCTCCGCCCGACCGAGCGACGGACACTCGCCCGCGTGCGCGAGTTGCTCACGCTGCCCCAGCGGGAGTTCAAGGTGCTCTTGGACGAGATGCTCCGTTCGGAGCTCTGCGGTGGCCTCGTCCGGCGCGCGGCGGCCCGGCACACGCAGAAGGAAGACCGCGAGCGCTCGGGCGTCGTCTCGACGGCGCAGAGCCACACGCACTTCCTCGACTCGCCCCGGATGGCAAGCGCTATGGCCTCCTCCAGCCTCGACCTCCGGCGGCTCCGAAGCGAGGGCGTCAGCGTCTACCTCGTCCTCCCGGCCCACCACCTCGACACCTACGCTCGCTGGCTACGCCTCGTCGTGGCCTGCTCCCTCCACGAACTCGCGCGGTCGCCGGGGAAGCCGACCGTGGACGGACGGCCGCACCGGGTGCTCTTCCTCCTCGACGAGTTCGCGCACCTCGGCCGGATGAACCCGGTGCTCCGGGCGTTCGGGCTCATGGCGGGGTTCGGCGTCCAGGTGTGGGCGTTCCTCCAGGATCTCTCGCAGCTCAAGGGCACCTACCCCGACCGGTGGGGCACGTTTCTCGCGAATGCCGATGTGCTCCAGGCCTTCGGGACGAACGACCACGAGACGGCGCGCTACCTCTCTGAGCTTACGGGCGAGGCCACGGTGTGGGCACCGACGTCGGGAGAGAGCCTGTCGCGGAGCCGAGGCAAGCATGCCTCGCGGAGCCAGGGCGCGAGCCAGTCCTTCGCCGAGCGCGGCCGACGGCTTCTCACGCCCGACGAAGTGCGCCGACTGCCCCGCGAGGAGCAGCTTCTCTTCGTCAAAGGAACGCGGCCGATCCGGGCGCGGAAGGCCCACTACCTCACAGACCCAGAATTTGCTTGCCGCCGCGGCCGACCGCTCTTCGACGAGAACCCGATGCACGTCGCCGGCGAGGTGCGGGAGAACGTGCGGCCGGTAGTGAAACGGAGGGTTGAGAACGGAGTGGTCGGTTGCTCAGTTGAACCCGCCGAGGTGCCTTGGGAGAACGCGGAGTGGGTGTTCGAGGAGGAGGATCTCCCGGACTTCCTGCGAGACCCGCCACGAACACCCTGA
- a CDS encoding TrbI/VirB10 family protein — MNHDVHPSTDEPNEGTEELAPAVAALAGPRPDEPTLNGKGDRLRDDHSPERPRRPDDLSFPDPPSATRLNRLAVTMAAAVVSVMLLVIAFAVGGSGDEDAQARERDATSSRVRQGGRQGTFYDRPLRGDTLYSAVDPVTGLSEEEMAMAELATAGFDVSESGTLVQEDGALIPPPYGRPPHGSPAGPSPYGTSGAYQSGGYGDSGAPGSQRPPQPSPRVQALDRAKRSALAPQGVGGISGGAGPAPPAAVGPTAGGVVGASDAYDLAYLQALQGMTANAQPPPGAVNGMGSAGMSLAASGLVVSPGAAGGGMHPADRARQFVQGAVASRETGRVDGRYLATSVQRPVSPYEIREGTLVEAYLVTGVHSDLPGDVVAQVARNVFDSETQQVVLIPRGTRLVGTYDNAVALDQSRLLVAWTRMVFPDGRSVALPGLGSTGNDGMGGVPGRVNRHFFRAFGNAAMLALVGGSLSYATSQSQGPGGTFGYPSPGEVMAGSVATELSRVATEMLRGNVNRRPTITIPAGTRFSVFVSGDLALEPYAAADGFLSGR, encoded by the coding sequence ATGAACCACGACGTTCACCCATCCACCGACGAGCCCAACGAGGGCACGGAAGAGCTGGCCCCGGCGGTGGCCGCCCTTGCCGGGCCACGCCCAGATGAACCCACCCTGAACGGGAAAGGTGATCGTTTACGGGATGACCACTCACCTGAGCGCCCACGCCGGCCCGATGACCTGAGCTTTCCCGATCCGCCGTCGGCCACACGGCTCAACCGGCTCGCGGTGACGATGGCGGCGGCTGTGGTGAGCGTGATGCTCCTCGTGATCGCTTTCGCCGTAGGGGGATCGGGCGACGAAGACGCCCAGGCCCGCGAGCGCGACGCCACGTCGAGCCGCGTCCGCCAGGGTGGGCGGCAGGGGACATTCTACGACCGCCCTCTCCGCGGCGACACGCTCTACTCGGCCGTGGACCCGGTCACAGGTCTCTCGGAGGAGGAGATGGCGATGGCCGAACTCGCCACAGCCGGATTCGACGTATCGGAGTCGGGAACGCTTGTGCAAGAGGACGGCGCGCTCATCCCACCACCCTACGGTCGGCCTCCCCACGGTAGCCCGGCGGGTCCGTCCCCCTACGGAACGTCGGGGGCGTACCAGTCGGGCGGCTACGGAGACAGCGGCGCGCCGGGCTCGCAACGTCCGCCGCAGCCTTCGCCGCGCGTGCAGGCGCTCGACCGGGCCAAGCGTTCGGCGCTCGCTCCACAGGGGGTGGGTGGCATCTCCGGCGGGGCCGGTCCCGCGCCGCCGGCAGCGGTAGGGCCGACAGCGGGAGGGGTCGTCGGCGCTTCCGACGCCTACGACCTCGCGTACCTACAAGCACTCCAGGGGATGACGGCGAACGCACAGCCACCGCCCGGTGCTGTGAATGGGATGGGGTCGGCGGGCATGTCGCTGGCAGCGAGCGGCCTCGTCGTTTCGCCGGGCGCTGCCGGAGGCGGGATGCATCCGGCCGACCGCGCTCGGCAGTTCGTGCAAGGGGCCGTCGCTTCTCGGGAGACGGGGCGCGTAGACGGACGCTATCTCGCCACGAGTGTCCAGCGGCCCGTCAGCCCGTACGAGATCCGCGAGGGTACGCTCGTCGAGGCGTACCTCGTCACCGGCGTCCACTCCGACCTTCCCGGCGACGTCGTGGCCCAGGTGGCGCGGAACGTCTTCGACTCCGAGACGCAGCAGGTGGTCCTCATCCCACGTGGGACCCGGCTCGTGGGGACCTACGACAACGCCGTCGCGCTCGACCAGAGCCGGTTGCTCGTGGCTTGGACACGAATGGTCTTTCCCGACGGGCGGAGCGTGGCGCTCCCCGGCCTCGGCTCGACGGGCAACGACGGGATGGGCGGCGTCCCCGGCCGTGTCAACCGACACTTCTTCCGGGCCTTCGGCAACGCGGCGATGCTCGCGCTCGTCGGCGGGAGCCTCTCCTACGCCACGTCGCAGTCGCAGGGGCCGGGTGGCACGTTCGGCTACCCCTCGCCGGGCGAGGTCATGGCCGGGAGCGTGGCGACGGAGCTCTCGCGCGTTGCCACCGAGATGCTGCGCGGCAACGTCAACCGGCGGCCGACGATCACGATTCCGGCGGGCACCCGGTTCTCCGTCTTCGTCTCGGGTGATCTCGCGCTGGAGCCTTATGCAGCGGCCGATGGGTTCCTGAGTGGTCGGTAG
- a CDS encoding TrbG/VirB9 family P-type conjugative transfer protein produces the protein MTDARKRFIRVALLAALTFVAAPFAAAQSSTTPQASGLFVSTAPGGGSAAGEGRTSADDDGETRRLAEMVPGGAPRYREESPRGAVVVRGGETPNPIVNAVEEYRRTGEARTIQQSAYVAYPYGHSQPTLTCAPLRACVIELEPGEAVLGLVSGDTERWIIGQTLAGPGGRTPLVVVKPTDHDLTTNLLVTTDRRIYELTLDAPPAPRRGRRSSSEENPQGLYTRRIRFYYPDDMIRTFDAQVAAEQAEAEAREQAAANMIPMGPDFRLENLNFNYDWQGSDRFPFEPEQVFDDGAHTYVKVPASAANEAAPVLFVVEGGERTLVNYAVREAGDGALFFITDRVIGRGILVLGQRRKNWLGQSRHGEETLTIVNMDRTRS, from the coding sequence ATGACCGACGCCCGTAAGCGTTTCATTCGTGTCGCCCTCTTGGCGGCGCTCACGTTCGTCGCCGCGCCCTTCGCAGCGGCCCAATCTTCCACCACACCGCAGGCCTCCGGCCTCTTCGTTTCGACCGCCCCCGGTGGCGGCTCGGCAGCAGGGGAGGGGAGGACCTCGGCCGATGACGACGGCGAGACCCGCCGCCTCGCCGAGATGGTACCGGGCGGAGCCCCACGCTACCGCGAGGAGAGCCCGCGCGGGGCTGTCGTCGTCCGCGGTGGCGAGACGCCCAACCCCATCGTCAACGCCGTCGAGGAGTACCGGCGGACGGGCGAGGCCCGGACGATCCAGCAGAGTGCTTACGTCGCCTACCCCTACGGCCACTCCCAGCCCACGCTGACGTGCGCGCCGCTCCGGGCGTGCGTGATCGAGCTTGAGCCGGGCGAAGCCGTCCTCGGCCTCGTCTCGGGCGACACCGAGCGGTGGATTATCGGGCAGACCCTCGCCGGTCCCGGCGGCAGGACGCCTCTCGTCGTCGTCAAGCCGACGGACCACGACCTCACGACGAACCTTCTCGTCACGACCGACCGGCGGATCTACGAGCTCACGCTCGACGCACCGCCGGCACCGCGCCGTGGCCGGCGCAGCTCGTCCGAGGAGAACCCACAGGGTCTCTACACCCGTCGCATCCGGTTCTACTACCCCGACGACATGATCCGCACGTTCGACGCGCAGGTGGCCGCCGAGCAGGCTGAGGCCGAGGCGCGCGAGCAGGCCGCAGCCAACATGATTCCGATGGGGCCGGACTTCCGCCTGGAGAACCTCAACTTCAACTACGACTGGCAGGGCTCCGACCGCTTCCCGTTCGAGCCCGAGCAGGTCTTCGACGACGGGGCGCACACCTACGTCAAGGTCCCAGCCTCGGCCGCGAACGAGGCGGCCCCGGTCCTCTTCGTCGTCGAGGGCGGCGAGCGGACGCTCGTCAACTACGCCGTCCGCGAGGCGGGCGACGGCGCGCTCTTCTTCATCACCGACCGGGTGATCGGACGGGGCATCCTGGTCCTCGGACAGCGCCGGAAGAACTGGCTCGGGCAGTCGCGCCACGGCGAGGAGACCCTCACGATCGTCAACATGGACCGCACGCGGTCCTAG
- a CDS encoding type IV secretion system protein, whose translation MDLSALFYRLRHGHRPPEQDAVVLAPGTLRTGASATSGDGATQDVAVPSVVAGEEPPIPPPPGLPTGTKVRSVPNYLLGRREFADQFTNLAKGKRNWQLVAFAALALLGVVTVAYIGLATSVRVQPFVVEVDELGQVRGFREVENVYSAREAVTDATLRHFVRNLRTVYSDPAAQRDLIVSAYAFADASVQEWLNGYFSDPEHDPRLVMRRLARRVEVKSVLRVPGSERSPEEAGLGEMESWKVTWVEVETPTGTDTQRRAAWEGYFTVEQVPEAVRPENPLGLYVTAVNWSRVSAGTPR comes from the coding sequence ATGGACCTCAGCGCCCTCTTCTACCGACTCCGCCACGGCCACCGTCCGCCCGAGCAGGACGCTGTCGTGCTCGCGCCTGGGACGCTCCGTACAGGAGCGTCAGCCACCTCGGGTGACGGAGCCACGCAAGACGTCGCTGTCCCCTCCGTCGTAGCGGGGGAGGAGCCTCCGATCCCGCCGCCACCGGGCCTGCCGACGGGCACGAAGGTCCGCTCGGTGCCGAACTACCTTCTCGGCCGCCGCGAGTTCGCGGACCAGTTCACGAACCTCGCGAAGGGGAAGCGGAACTGGCAGCTTGTGGCGTTTGCCGCGCTCGCCCTCCTCGGCGTCGTGACCGTGGCCTACATCGGGCTCGCCACGAGCGTGCGCGTGCAGCCGTTCGTGGTCGAGGTGGACGAGCTCGGCCAGGTGCGCGGGTTCCGCGAGGTCGAGAACGTCTACAGCGCCCGCGAGGCCGTCACGGACGCCACGCTCCGGCACTTCGTCCGCAACCTCCGCACGGTCTACTCCGACCCCGCCGCACAGCGCGACCTCATCGTCTCGGCCTACGCCTTCGCCGACGCGAGCGTGCAGGAGTGGCTCAACGGCTACTTCTCCGACCCCGAGCACGACCCGCGCCTCGTGATGCGGCGGCTCGCGCGCCGCGTCGAGGTCAAGAGCGTGCTCCGCGTCCCAGGATCGGAACGATCCCCAGAGGAAGCCGGGCTGGGCGAGATGGAGAGCTGGAAGGTGACGTGGGTCGAGGTCGAGACGCCGACGGGCACCGACACGCAGCGGCGCGCCGCGTGGGAGGGCTACTTCACCGTCGAGCAGGTGCCCGAGGCCGTGCGCCCCGAGAACCCGCTCGGCCTCTACGTCACCGCCGTCAACTGGTCCCGCGTCTCGGCGGGCACACCTCGCTGA
- the trbL gene encoding P-type conjugative transfer protein TrbL encodes MLGGLVVALVLAETAAAQEVAGDLTNEFRLAAGDWVGRLRPLAQRTFALLAGIEFAVSAAVWGLRRETFDGALGQFFLKCALISFLFMLLTFFDTWIPAIVTSFVTAGQTAAGVSELNPTEVLELGLDLYGAMMEQVMGLGMLLEPAATFAAVWGGITILIAFGVIAAQLVILLIESYIAVTAGVFFLGFAAFRGTASFTDRYLVWAVGVGVRLFLIYLIIGIGMGVAETWAAYLGDLGALDYFAAFRVVMGALVFALVAVVIPNRTARYLLDGASFGLAEAVKMR; translated from the coding sequence GTGCTGGGCGGCCTCGTGGTCGCCCTCGTGCTGGCCGAGACTGCAGCGGCTCAGGAGGTCGCCGGCGATCTCACGAACGAGTTCCGCCTCGCGGCAGGGGACTGGGTGGGGCGGCTGCGCCCGCTCGCCCAGCGGACGTTCGCCCTCCTGGCCGGGATCGAGTTTGCCGTGAGTGCAGCCGTCTGGGGGCTGAGGCGCGAGACGTTCGACGGCGCGCTCGGGCAGTTCTTCCTGAAGTGCGCCCTCATCTCGTTCCTGTTCATGCTGCTGACGTTCTTCGACACGTGGATCCCCGCGATCGTGACCTCCTTCGTCACGGCAGGGCAGACGGCGGCGGGCGTGTCCGAGCTGAACCCGACCGAAGTCCTTGAGCTCGGCCTCGACCTTTACGGGGCGATGATGGAGCAGGTGATGGGGCTTGGGATGCTCCTGGAGCCTGCCGCCACGTTCGCTGCCGTGTGGGGCGGGATCACGATCCTCATCGCGTTCGGCGTGATCGCAGCCCAGCTCGTCATCCTCCTCATCGAGAGTTACATCGCCGTCACGGCCGGGGTGTTCTTCCTCGGCTTCGCCGCCTTCCGGGGGACGGCCTCGTTCACCGACCGCTACCTCGTGTGGGCCGTCGGCGTGGGCGTCCGGCTCTTCCTGATCTACCTCATCATCGGGATCGGGATGGGCGTGGCCGAGACGTGGGCGGCTTACCTCGGGGACCTCGGCGCGCTCGACTACTTCGCCGCCTTCCGCGTCGTGATGGGCGCGCTCGTCTTCGCCCTCGTCGCCGTCGTCATCCCGAACCGGACGGCCCGCTACCTCCTCGATGGGGCCTCGTTCGGCCTCGCCGAAGCCGTCAAGATGCGGTAG
- a CDS encoding VirB3 family type IV secretion system protein, translated as MHQSLVRTPLYAGVEKGFLLFEVSTVGFLFFVVGFRLVTFVAAAVWVLVLHPLMAWVSARDPLLPALYIRSLTAKDYYAPNAAHRRKPTSPKPSVPKR; from the coding sequence GTGCACCAGTCGCTCGTCCGGACGCCGCTCTACGCGGGCGTCGAGAAGGGCTTCCTGCTCTTCGAGGTCTCGACGGTCGGCTTCCTGTTCTTCGTCGTCGGCTTCCGCCTCGTCACGTTCGTCGCCGCGGCCGTGTGGGTGCTCGTGCTGCACCCGCTCATGGCGTGGGTGTCGGCGCGCGACCCGCTGCTCCCGGCGCTCTACATCCGCTCGCTCACGGCGAAGGACTACTACGCCCCGAACGCAGCGCACCGCCGGAAGCCAACCTCGCCCAAGCCCTCCGTCCCGAAGCGCTAG
- a CDS encoding TrbC/VirB2 family protein: protein MTTIAYRALKRLSTHILNRRTLLFAAFALTVLLLPGEAMAGTGGVDLPWNTPLQNLLDNMTGSTARILAGTMFVVGGIVWGFTRNEEGAKRFGQAIVAIALMFGAVQIVDALAFAGGVM, encoded by the coding sequence ATGACAACCATCGCATACAGGGCGCTTAAGCGTCTAAGCACTCATATCCTCAATCGAAGAACCCTTCTCTTCGCCGCCTTCGCGCTCACCGTCCTCCTTCTGCCTGGGGAAGCGATGGCCGGAACCGGTGGCGTGGACCTCCCCTGGAACACGCCCCTCCAGAACCTCCTCGACAACATGACCGGCTCGACGGCCCGCATCCTTGCCGGGACGATGTTCGTGGTCGGAGGCATCGTCTGGGGGTTTACGCGCAACGAGGAGGGAGCGAAGCGATTCGGGCAGGCCATCGTTGCCATCGCACTGATGTTCGGCGCGGTCCAGATCGTAGACGCCCTCGCCTTCGCTGGCGGCGTGATGTAG
- the trbB gene encoding P-type conjugative transfer ATPase TrbB, which translates to MAEMMARYLGERVMEAFEDDDVTEVYVNPQDGHLRLDTRSRGKVDTECPIPAGRVEQFLNAVADLHGLTLDAERPAIQAELPQDRFRGARLQGFRPPLTSAASFVVRKPPSVVYPLDDYVHNGVISAEGADVVRRAVEERWNVLVAGGTGSGKTTLANAVLKEVTDRCPHDRIVILEDTVELQCAAPDHLALRTTPGQALADLVRQTLRAFPDRIVVGEVRGPEALDLLDAWSTGHPGGLGTFHAQDAQSALMRLDRLCQRANVPSQAALVAEAVDLVVVIEGGHGGAGGSSNGRRVRELARVRGLGSDGSYELEHLLHEEHPGQPP; encoded by the coding sequence ATGGCCGAGATGATGGCGCGCTACCTCGGTGAGCGGGTGATGGAGGCCTTCGAGGACGACGACGTGACGGAGGTCTACGTGAACCCGCAGGACGGCCACCTCCGCCTCGACACCCGCAGCCGCGGGAAGGTGGACACGGAGTGCCCGATCCCGGCGGGGCGCGTCGAGCAGTTCCTCAACGCCGTCGCCGACCTCCATGGCCTCACGCTCGATGCCGAGCGGCCCGCGATCCAGGCGGAGCTTCCGCAGGACCGCTTCCGTGGTGCACGCCTGCAGGGGTTCCGGCCTCCGCTCACGAGCGCTGCCTCGTTCGTCGTGCGGAAGCCACCGTCGGTGGTGTACCCGCTGGACGACTACGTGCACAATGGGGTCATCTCAGCCGAGGGTGCCGATGTCGTCCGCCGCGCCGTCGAAGAGCGCTGGAACGTGCTCGTCGCCGGCGGGACGGGGAGCGGGAAAACCACGCTCGCGAACGCCGTGCTGAAGGAGGTCACTGACCGCTGCCCGCACGACCGGATCGTGATCCTGGAGGACACCGTCGAGCTCCAGTGCGCTGCGCCGGACCACCTCGCCCTCCGCACGACACCGGGCCAGGCGCTGGCCGACCTCGTGCGCCAGACGCTCCGGGCCTTCCCCGACCGCATCGTGGTGGGGGAGGTGCGCGGACCGGAGGCACTCGACCTCCTCGACGCGTGGAGCACGGGCCACCCCGGCGGGCTGGGAACGTTCCACGCGCAGGACGCCCAGAGCGCGCTCATGCGCCTCGACCGGCTCTGCCAGCGTGCGAACGTGCCGAGCCAGGCCGCGCTCGTGGCCGAAGCCGTGGACCTCGTCGTCGTGATCGAGGGGGGACACGGAGGAGCCGGTGGCTCTTCCAACGGCCGCCGTGTCCGCGAGTTGGCGCGCGTCAGGGGCCTCGGCTCCGACGGCTCCTACGAGCTGGAGCACCTGCTCCACGAAGAACACCCGGGGCAGCCGCCCTGA
- the traF gene encoding conjugative transfer signal peptidase TraF translates to MPRLRSFALPLLWLGVALLVAAVVAYALGVRFTLTPSVPRGFYVQTDDSVDVGRLVTFCPPEDVAAYALERGYLHRGNCPGGVEPLGKYVLAAEGDTVTLTEEGMVVNGRAVPNSAVYAQDMVGRELPHYGFGEHAVGEDSLFVFSGHHPRSFDSRYFGPVPMSSVRGVLRPLWTFD, encoded by the coding sequence GTGCCCCGTCTCCGATCCTTCGCCCTCCCCCTCCTCTGGCTTGGCGTGGCACTCCTCGTCGCTGCCGTCGTCGCTTATGCCCTTGGCGTCCGGTTCACGCTCACACCGAGCGTACCGCGCGGCTTCTACGTCCAGACGGACGATTCCGTGGACGTTGGGCGGCTCGTGACGTTCTGCCCACCAGAGGACGTGGCCGCCTACGCGCTGGAGCGGGGCTACCTCCACCGGGGCAACTGCCCCGGCGGCGTCGAGCCGCTCGGGAAGTACGTGCTCGCGGCCGAGGGCGACACGGTGACACTGACCGAAGAGGGCATGGTGGTGAACGGACGCGCCGTGCCGAACAGCGCCGTCTATGCGCAGGATATGGTGGGGCGGGAGCTGCCGCACTACGGCTTCGGCGAGCACGCCGTAGGGGAGGACTCACTCTTCGTGTTCTCGGGGCATCATCCTCGGAGTTTCGACTCTCGCTATTTCGGCCCCGTGCCGATGAGCAGCGTGCGGGGGGTGCTCCGGCCGCTGTGGACGTTCGACTGA